One Diabrotica virgifera virgifera chromosome 3, PGI_DIABVI_V3a genomic window carries:
- the LOC114325847 gene encoding pancreatic lipase-related protein 2-like: MKYCKIYISLLLLGVCHLSIGMEQDLKDLVNFLQNCTGGNALVEDLLSHNPGNPRSPKDPKDLEYFLYKDKGGNIQREYLIPYTPVKVRSSPSDVTYIFFSKANPIDGVEVNINNIEKLARTSFRSWRETIFVIHGWLGSREADVNSYIRRNLLRYHNVNIFVVDWSPIAGDLYVFAQSQVRKVGEYVADFVRSLINVYSLQLDRLTLVGHSLGAHICGNAGAALNGQVETIVGFDPAGPLFIASYKDNRIDKDDAINVQIIHTNGGRLLKLGYYDPCGDSDFYPNGGRTQRGCECDLTGICSHSRSYELYAESLTTGAFVAQRCDSYSDYEDGKCYGPKVSMGMFPIDKNASGTYYLNTNSQSPYARG; this comes from the exons CAATTGGTATGGAACAAGACTTAAAAGATTTAGTAAACTTTTTGCAAAATTGTACGGGCGGCAATGCTCTGGTAGAGGATCTCTTGTCACATAATCCTGGAAACCCCAGATCTCCCAAAGACCCCAAAGATTTAGAATACTTTTTGTACAAGGATAAGGGTGGCAATATTCAACGAGAGTACCTAATACCATATACTCCTGTAAAAGTCAGATCTTCCCCATCCGATGTAACATATATATTCTTCAGTAAGGCCAACCCTATCGATGGCGTAGAGGTTAACATTAACAATATCGAGAAATTGGCCAGGACATCATTTAGATCGTGGCGAGAAACTATTTTTGTCATCCATGGTTGGTTGGGAAGCCGTGAAGCAGATGTTAACTCATATATCAGAAGAAATTTATTAAGGTATCATAATGTCAATATCTTTGTTGTCGATTGGAGTCCAATTGCTGGAGATCTTTATGTTTTTGCAcag AGTCAAGTGAGAAAGGTTGGAGAGTATGTAGCAGATTTCGTTAGATCCCTGATTAATGTATACAGTTTACAACTTGATAGGTTGACACTTGTTGGTCATTCCCTTGGAGCTCATATCTGTGGGAATGCTGGAGCTGCTCTGAATGGCCAGGTCGAGACAATTGTTG GTTTTGATCCGGCTGGTCCTTTATTCATAGCGTCCTACAAAGACAACCGTATAGACAAAGACGACGCAATAAACGTCCAAATCATCCACACCAATGGAGGAAGGCTACTAAAGCTGGGATATTATGACCCATGTGGAGATTCTGATTTTTATCCTAATGGAGGACGAACGCAACGAGGTTGTGAATGTGACCTAACAGGAATTTGTTCTCACTCTCGGTCATACGAACTATACGCTGAATCACTTACTACTGGAGCTTTTGTTGCTCAAAGATGCGACAGCTATTCAGATTACGAAGACGGTAAATGTTACGGACCAAAAGTCAGCATGGGAATGTTCCCAATTgataaaaa TGCTTCTGGTACCTACTACCTTAATACCAACAGTCAGTCCCCATATGCTCGAGGTTAA